From the genome of Romeriopsis navalis LEGE 11480:
CCCTTGGTTTCGGTATCTAACCGCTGATCCAGCGATCCAGTTACGGGTATTTTATCTCTGGAATTTTGGTGTGGCTGAGTCTCTCGATCGCGGGTTTGGCCAAAAGATTCAGTGGGATATTCCACTCTTAGATGGTTATGACCATGAATTTGTACCAAATGTCAGTAAACAGCCGGGAACCCATCATATTTGGGGGTTACAGAATCCGAGTTTGATGCAGCAGGTACGGGCTTATCAGCCGGATGCGGTGCTGATGATGAACTATAACTATGCCAGTATTTACCAGTTTTTGTGGCAGTGGCAGGATTGTCCAATTTTGTTCCGGGGGGACTCACACCGGTTGTTTACCGAGTCGGGATTAAAAGCGACTTTGCGGCAGATTTGGATTAGTCAAGTCTATCGCCGCTGCGATCGAGTGCTATACGTCGGCAAGTCCAATCGGGGATATTTTGAAACTCATGGCGTGGGCGATGAGAAACTATTTTTCTCGCCCCATGCAATTGAGAATCAACGATTTATGGATAATGCGGCCCAGGCGAATGTCGAGGCAGTGGCCTGGAAACAGGCTCTGGGGATTCCCGCACAGCATCGTGTGGTGCTATTTGCTGGCAAGTTTATTGAGAAAAAACGACCGCTGGATCTTTTGCAGGCCTTTGTCCAGGCCAATTTGCCCAATACTTCACTCCTATTTGTGGGTGCCGGTCAGTTGGAAGCGGATTTGCGCTCACAGGCGGACGGTGTACAAAACGTATTTTTTGCACCCTTTCAAAATCAGAGTCAAATGCCACGAACTTATGCGGTCGGTGATATTTTCGTCCTCCCCAGCTATGGTAGCGGCGAAACCTGGGGCTTAGCCGTGAATGAGGCAATGTGTTTGAGTAAACCCGTATTGGTCAGTAACCATGTGGGCTGTGCCAGGGATTTAGTCAAGGCAGGTGAAAACGGGCTGGTATTTGCGGCTGGTAATGTGGATTCACTCCAGGTTTGCCTGACACAAATGCTGAGCGACAAAGTCAATTTGGCAGAATGGGGCCGCCATAGTCAAGAACTAATCCAGCAATATAGTTATATCCAAATGACACAGGGCCTGAAGCAAGCATTGGTGAGTTTAGGCATCGATTACATCGATGCAATCGAATCTACAAAAGTACGCAATCCGATCGGCAAATCTTAACTTCTATTTCTAGAAAATCTCGATAGGCTAAGAGAGACAATGCGGTCGGGCAATTTGTGTTGCTGATTTTTTAGCGACGGAAGTTGTACGAGGGGAAACTTCTCATGTCGATGATTCATGGCGCTTGGGTGGATGAACACTTTTTCCTGTGGGGTGAGGTGTGGCGGCGGCATACCACCAAAACGACTCGAAAAAATAAGATGGCGGAGACATCAGTTGGTGTAACTGGGGTCTATCCGTTTGCCATGACCGCCGATGAGTTACAGTCACTGCTTCAAGTCAAACAGCCAGAATTGAATTTGGTCTTGCCGAAGTTAACGGAATTATTTGCGGACAAGAAGGGGGCGACAAGCAAGCGACGATCGCAAGCCAGTCTGGCCAAAGCCGATGGTTGGTCAGTCCAAACGGTGGCAATTCCAACGGTCGTTGAGCCGACGGGGCAGCGACCCCAGTTATCCAATAGCGTCGTAGAAGCCGAAACTGAGTTATTTCCCTGGCAAATTGCCGGATTACAACTGAGTCGTGAAACGGCGATGCCATTTTTGGGATCGTTGCCTTTGAGTCGTCTGGGGCGGGAAGAAACATTCTTGAGTGATGACTTGCGGTTTTGGTCACATTTATCGCGTTGGGGATTTGACTTAATTGCCCGGGGAAAGTATTTACCACGGCTGATTGATGCAACCAAGACGAGTCCCGCGAAGGCCGTCTGGCAAGTTTTGCTCGATAGTGCAACAGACCAAGAACGGCTGAATCGCTTTGCCAAACAGATGCCAACGGTCTGTCGATTATATGGTGAAGCCAGTAAGACGTTAGCGATGCCCCGGCCCGTTCCCGGCAAGGAACTGATTACCCAATTTTTGGATGGGCTGATTGATGTCCAGATGCGGCAAATGGGTCTGAAGCCGAAAATTCAGTCGACTTTGCAGCCGTTGCTAGCAGCCTTGACTGGGCCTGATGCGACGATTGAGGCAGAGATTGTCGCAAAACTGGGCAGCAGTTTTGAGTCATGGCTGGCCCCTTTTTCCCAGGCGATCGACCAATTTCGGGTGTGTCTGACGTTGGTGCCACCGATCGAGCAAACGATCGACAAGACTTGGATTTTGGAATATGGCTTACAGGCAATCGATGACATCACCTTGGTGATTCCGGCGGCGGTGCTGTGGCAAAATCCGGTTGATCGAATTTCCTATGCAGGGCATATTGTGGAGCGCCCCCAGGAAACTTTATTGGCGGGCTTAGGGGTCGCTTCACGAATTTATAGCGTGCTGGAAGATAGCCTTTGTACCGGCACACCGATGCAATGTGTGCTTGATCCAGCGGCGGCTTATCAGTTTTTACGGGAGATGGCAGGGCGACTGCAAGAGGGCGGCATTGGCATCGTCTTGCCACCCAGTTTGGCGAATCGGGAAGGGTGGGCGAATCGTTTGGGACTTAAGGTGCAAGCCACCACTACCAATGCAAGTTTGCGCAAAAAGCGCTTGGGGATGCAAGGATTACTGAATTTTGAGTGGGAATTGGCGATCGGGGGCCATAGTCTTTCGAAGCGGGAATTTGATCGATTAGTCAGTTTGGGGACGCCATTAGTGGAAATTAATGGTGAGTGGGTGGAACTGCGGCCCCAGGATATTCGATCGGCGAAGAACTTTTTTGCGGCTCGGAAGGATCAAACGAAGTTGACCTTAGAGGATGCGTTGCGGCTGAGTAGTGGCGACACGCAAACGATGGAAAAGTTACCGGTGGTGAGCTTTGAGTCTTCGGGGGCGCTGCAAGAGTTAGTCACGAACTTAGGGGATAACGAGGCGATCGGCGCGCTCAATCCCAAACACCTCCAGGGGGAATTGCGCCCTTACCAAGCACGGGGAGTGGGTTGGCTGAGCTTTTTGGAAAAGTGGGGATTGGGGGCTTGTCTCGCAGATGATATGGGTC
Proteins encoded in this window:
- a CDS encoding glycosyltransferase family 4 protein, giving the protein MKKLAVILSHPIQYYAPWFRYLTADPAIQLRVFYLWNFGVAESLDRGFGQKIQWDIPLLDGYDHEFVPNVSKQPGTHHIWGLQNPSLMQQVRAYQPDAVLMMNYNYASIYQFLWQWQDCPILFRGDSHRLFTESGLKATLRQIWISQVYRRCDRVLYVGKSNRGYFETHGVGDEKLFFSPHAIENQRFMDNAAQANVEAVAWKQALGIPAQHRVVLFAGKFIEKKRPLDLLQAFVQANLPNTSLLFVGAGQLEADLRSQADGVQNVFFAPFQNQSQMPRTYAVGDIFVLPSYGSGETWGLAVNEAMCLSKPVLVSNHVGCARDLVKAGENGLVFAAGNVDSLQVCLTQMLSDKVNLAEWGRHSQELIQQYSYIQMTQGLKQALVSLGIDYIDAIESTKVRNPIGKS
- a CDS encoding DEAD/DEAH box helicase, producing the protein MSMIHGAWVDEHFFLWGEVWRRHTTKTTRKNKMAETSVGVTGVYPFAMTADELQSLLQVKQPELNLVLPKLTELFADKKGATSKRRSQASLAKADGWSVQTVAIPTVVEPTGQRPQLSNSVVEAETELFPWQIAGLQLSRETAMPFLGSLPLSRLGREETFLSDDLRFWSHLSRWGFDLIARGKYLPRLIDATKTSPAKAVWQVLLDSATDQERLNRFAKQMPTVCRLYGEASKTLAMPRPVPGKELITQFLDGLIDVQMRQMGLKPKIQSTLQPLLAALTGPDATIEAEIVAKLGSSFESWLAPFSQAIDQFRVCLTLVPPIEQTIDKTWILEYGLQAIDDITLVIPAAVLWQNPVDRISYAGHIVERPQETLLAGLGVASRIYSVLEDSLCTGTPMQCVLDPAAAYQFLREMAGRLQEGGIGIVLPPSLANREGWANRLGLKVQATTTNASLRKKRLGMQGLLNFEWELAIGGHSLSKREFDRLVSLGTPLVEINGEWVELRPQDIRSAKNFFAARKDQTKLTLEDALRLSSGDTQTMEKLPVVSFESSGALQELVTNLGDNEAIGALNPKHLQGELRPYQARGVGWLSFLEKWGLGACLADDMGLGKTLQLIAFVLHLQEQKLLEAPILIVCPTSVLGNWEREVKRFAPSLSVMVQHGDKRSQGKAFVKIAKQHNLVITSYALVHRDMSSLKLVDWQSVVLDEAQNIKNSESKQSQSVRQLDAPFRVALTGTPVENRLSELWSIMDFLNPGYLGPKNYFQRRFAIPIERYGDMTSLQALRSLAQPFILRRLKTDKTIIQDLPEKNEMTAFCSLTLSQADLYQQMVDETLEKIDASKGIQRKGLILGLLTKLKQICNHPGLITGDVDMAETTFPAQSGKLQRLDAMLDEALAEGDRALIFTQFAEWGKLLQAYLTLKMKQDILFLYGGTRKNQREAMVDRFQHDPQAPQVFILSLKAGGVGLNLTRANHVFHFDRWWNPAVENQATDRVFRIGQVRNVQVHKFVCTGTLEERIHDMIEGKKALAEQVIGTGENWLGDLDTDQLRELLLLDRSTILGEE